One stretch of Lacrimispora sphenoides DNA includes these proteins:
- the clpX gene encoding ATP-dependent Clp protease ATP-binding subunit ClpX — protein sequence MDEKDFPEEKMEDTVARGTDSGKKKKDEDEYEKVCYVCRRPENVTGPMVSMPGGMNLCHDCMQKAFDSVTQGGFDITKIQNMPYMNLNFSDLGSLDKKDLEIPNKQRVKKRSEKEPGQALNLKDIPAPHVIRRKLDEYVIGQEQAKKVISVAVYNHYKRVYLADSKKGDEEGNVQIEKSNILMIGPTGSGKTYLVKTLAKLLDVPLAIADATSLTEAGYIGDDIESVVSKLLAAADNDVEKAERGIIFIDEIDKIAKKKNTSSRDVSGESVQQELLKLLEGSSVEVPVGSNQKNALTPMTAVSTENILFICGGAFPDLEDIIRERLKEKSSIGFSAELKDRFEKDPNILSHVTNEDLRKFGMIPEFLGRLPISVTLESLDKELLVRVLKEPKNAILKQYKKLLELDEVNLVFEDEALEWIAEEALKKKTGARALRAIIENFMLDIMYEVPKDPNIGSVVITRAYLDKNGGPLIQMRC from the coding sequence TTGGACGAGAAAGATTTTCCGGAAGAGAAAATGGAAGATACAGTTGCCCGCGGCACTGACAGCGGCAAAAAGAAAAAAGACGAAGATGAGTATGAAAAAGTCTGCTATGTCTGCCGCAGGCCAGAGAATGTGACAGGACCTATGGTTTCCATGCCCGGAGGCATGAATCTGTGTCATGATTGTATGCAGAAAGCATTTGATTCCGTAACACAGGGCGGATTTGATATAACTAAGATTCAGAATATGCCTTATATGAATTTGAATTTCAGCGATTTGGGAAGCTTAGACAAAAAAGATCTTGAGATACCTAATAAGCAGAGGGTGAAAAAGAGATCGGAAAAGGAGCCAGGGCAGGCACTTAATTTAAAAGATATTCCGGCACCTCATGTGATCCGGAGGAAGTTAGATGAATATGTCATCGGCCAGGAACAGGCCAAAAAGGTGATTTCCGTAGCAGTTTATAATCATTACAAAAGGGTTTATCTGGCGGATTCCAAAAAGGGGGATGAGGAAGGGAATGTTCAGATAGAAAAATCTAACATTTTAATGATCGGTCCTACCGGAAGCGGAAAAACCTACCTGGTTAAAACCCTGGCAAAGCTTCTTGACGTTCCCCTGGCCATTGCCGATGCCACTTCTCTTACAGAGGCCGGATACATAGGCGATGACATAGAGAGTGTGGTTTCCAAATTGCTTGCGGCGGCTGATAATGATGTGGAAAAGGCGGAGCGTGGCATTATTTTTATTGACGAAATTGATAAAATTGCAAAAAAGAAGAACACCAGCAGCAGGGATGTAAGCGGAGAGTCTGTTCAGCAGGAGCTATTAAAGCTGTTAGAGGGGAGCAGTGTGGAGGTCCCGGTGGGCTCAAACCAGAAAAATGCTCTCACTCCAATGACAGCGGTGAGCACCGAAAACATCTTGTTCATCTGTGGAGGAGCGTTCCCGGACTTAGAAGATATTATCAGAGAGCGGCTGAAGGAAAAGTCATCCATTGGTTTTTCCGCAGAATTAAAAGACCGGTTCGAGAAGGATCCCAATATCCTGTCTCACGTGACCAATGAGGATTTACGCAAGTTCGGTATGATTCCTGAATTTTTAGGCCGCCTGCCCATTTCGGTAACCCTGGAATCGTTAGATAAGGAGCTTCTGGTCCGTGTTTTAAAAGAACCGAAGAATGCTATTTTAAAACAGTATAAAAAGCTTTTAGAGCTTGATGAGGTGAATCTGGTATTTGAGGATGAGGCACTTGAATGGATCGCGGAAGAAGCTCTTAAGAAAAAGACAGGAGCAAGAGCCCTAAGAGCCATTATAGAAAATTTCATGCTTGATATCATGTATGAGGTTCCTAAGGATCCCAACATTGGATCAGTGGTCATAACGAGGGCTTACTTAGATAAGAATGGCGGTCCTCTCATTCAGATGAGATGTTAA
- a CDS encoding LCP family protein, with protein sequence MRNEFDDEVGREDIRKRKRGFNSKPDPSDEDYYLDDDYENYQEQKYDRSNQAADGHDLPKKADDASVRRGGTGERTRSADRFRQSSGDGQAAFRGQSSSVAGPGKSHGAAGKRAASGDSQRAAGGRAASGDGQRAAGGRAASGDSQRAAGNRVSSGDGQRAAANRAAASISQGATVSRTASGNSQRTSGGRAALENGQGTAGSRTSSGNSQSSSRGQIVIGDGGTKQQQRVPGQDKNVAASRSAAQAGKKRKIRRIILMVVLEIFTLAGIFAYAYVARLMGSIQRPDDFNKNQVSNDILSPIQKQHMTGYRTIAIFGLDGRDGNINKGSNSDLIMICNINRDTGEIRLVSVYRDTYMSIGEGYSYNKINAAYANGGAAQALAALNRDLDLDITEFVTFNWKSVADGINMLGGVDIEITKPEFRYINSFITETVKETGVPSVHLKSAGMNHLDGVQAVAYARLRKMDTDFQRTERQRLVIEKTFEKAKKADLGLLNRILLMEVDQIGSNLTFSDFTELLLDIGKYHIGKTGGFPFTRGDMTVGKRGDCVIPQTLESNVTELHKLLFDKENYEPSDMVKKISAKIAADTGMYKQGSTSTNGTKDDDTKKPTETTKPEKTTAAEESSAQEDSTGATDGSGKPGKPTDSSESSTGETKETRPGESKPSETTTGSTKPGETKPLPSTSEQETTSPHGPGPGQTTAPNETTAPQTTSAGPGGGPGETTASHPSNPTTGGNSDVPIVVQPPTNN encoded by the coding sequence ATGAGAAATGAATTTGACGATGAAGTAGGCCGCGAGGATATTAGGAAAAGAAAGCGCGGTTTCAACTCAAAACCAGATCCGTCTGATGAAGATTACTACCTGGATGATGATTATGAAAATTATCAGGAACAGAAATACGACAGGTCAAATCAGGCAGCAGACGGTCATGATTTACCAAAAAAGGCTGATGATGCGTCTGTAAGGAGAGGCGGGACTGGGGAAAGAACCAGGAGCGCTGACCGGTTCAGACAATCATCCGGTGACGGCCAGGCAGCCTTTCGAGGACAGTCCTCATCGGTCGCCGGTCCAGGTAAAAGTCATGGAGCAGCGGGAAAACGAGCTGCTTCAGGAGATAGCCAAAGAGCAGCGGGAGGCCGTGCTGCTTCAGGAGATGGCCAAAGAGCAGCGGGAGGCCGTGCTGCTTCAGGAGATAGCCAAAGAGCAGCGGGAAACCGTGTTTCTTCAGGAGATGGCCAGAGAGCAGCGGCAAACCGTGCTGCCGCAAGTATTAGCCAGGGAGCGACGGTAAGCCGGACTGCTTCAGGAAATAGCCAGAGAACATCAGGAGGCAGGGCTGCCTTAGAAAACGGCCAGGGAACTGCCGGAAGCCGGACTTCTTCGGGAAATAGCCAGAGTTCATCAAGAGGCCAGATTGTCATTGGAGACGGCGGCACAAAGCAGCAGCAGAGAGTGCCGGGACAGGATAAAAATGTGGCAGCCAGCCGGTCAGCGGCTCAGGCTGGAAAAAAGAGAAAAATCAGACGTATCATTCTTATGGTGGTTCTTGAAATCTTTACACTGGCAGGAATTTTCGCCTATGCTTATGTAGCCAGACTGATGGGATCCATCCAAAGACCAGATGATTTTAATAAAAACCAGGTAAGCAATGATATCCTGTCTCCTATACAGAAACAGCATATGACCGGTTATCGCACCATCGCCATATTTGGTCTTGACGGCCGTGATGGGAATATCAATAAAGGAAGTAACTCTGATTTAATTATGATTTGTAATATTAACAGAGATACGGGTGAGATCAGGCTTGTATCCGTCTACCGTGATACATACATGAGTATTGGAGAAGGATATTCTTATAATAAGATAAATGCCGCCTATGCCAATGGGGGAGCCGCACAGGCTCTGGCTGCCCTCAACCGGGATCTGGATCTGGATATCACGGAATTCGTTACCTTTAACTGGAAATCGGTAGCTGACGGAATCAATATGCTTGGCGGTGTAGACATTGAAATTACCAAACCAGAATTTCGTTACATCAATTCCTTTATCACAGAAACTGTGAAAGAAACAGGTGTGCCTTCGGTTCATTTAAAGTCAGCAGGAATGAATCATTTAGATGGTGTGCAGGCAGTTGCCTATGCCAGACTGAGAAAAATGGATACTGACTTTCAAAGAACAGAGCGCCAGCGCCTTGTCATTGAAAAAACCTTTGAAAAAGCAAAGAAGGCCGACCTTGGACTGCTTAACAGGATCTTGTTGATGGAGGTAGATCAGATAGGATCAAACCTTACCTTTAGCGACTTTACGGAGCTGCTTTTGGATATCGGCAAGTATCATATCGGCAAAACAGGTGGTTTTCCATTTACCCGCGGTGATATGACGGTAGGAAAAAGAGGAGACTGCGTAATTCCTCAGACCTTGGAATCCAATGTTACCGAACTCCATAAACTTCTTTTTGATAAGGAAAACTATGAGCCTTCGGATATGGTTAAAAAAATAAGCGCTAAAATTGCCGCTGATACCGGCATGTATAAACAAGGGAGCACCTCAACCAACGGCACGAAAGACGATGATACAAAGAAGCCCACAGAAACGACGAAACCGGAGAAAACCACTGCTGCAGAAGAATCTTCCGCACAAGAAGATTCAACAGGAGCTACGGATGGAAGCGGAAAACCAGGAAAGCCTACGGACTCCTCAGAAAGCAGTACGGGTGAGACCAAGGAAACCAGGCCTGGGGAATCAAAGCCTTCAGAAACCACGACAGGATCAACGAAGCCAGGGGAAACAAAGCCTTTACCTTCAACCAGTGAACAGGAGACTACATCTCCTCATGGACCAGGACCAGGCCAGACAACAGCACCTAACGAGACAACGGCTCCGCAGACAACCTCAGCAGGACCGGGCGGAGGACCGGGAGAAACAACTGCATCCCATCCTTCCAACCCGACGACTGGCGGGAATTCGGATGTTCCGATTGTGGTTCAGCCCCCAACCAATAATTGA
- a CDS encoding HlyC/CorC family transporter has translation MDSSDYIQLLMLFILVALSAFFSSAETALTTVNKIRVRNLAEAGDKNAITLTKILENQGKMLSAILVGNNVVNLTASSMSTTLVMNIWGNKAIGIGTGILTLVILVFGEISPKTISTLYSEPISLKYAKVIYAFMIVMTPVIYVIRILSSGFLRFIHVNPNRKQEPITEDELRTIVDVSHEEGVIESEERKIINNVFDFGDSVARDIMIPRIDMTLVEVNAAYDELIDIFRQEMYTRIPVYEETSDNVIGIINMKDLLLVDRTDDFNTRNFLREPLYTYEYKKTAELMLEMRQTCNNVVIVLDEYGATAGMITLEDLLEEIVGEIRDEYDEDEENELVEVEPFEYLVEGSMKLDDLNDRLDLELESDDYDSIGGLIIGQLDRLPEQGEEVVCSGIRLVVDELDKNRIDKVRMYLPH, from the coding sequence TTGGATTCGAGTGACTATATACAGTTGCTTATGTTATTTATTTTAGTTGCATTATCAGCATTTTTCTCATCGGCTGAGACTGCACTTACTACGGTGAATAAAATCAGGGTACGGAATTTAGCCGAGGCAGGAGATAAGAATGCCATTACTCTGACTAAGATTTTAGAGAACCAGGGTAAGATGCTCAGTGCGATTCTTGTTGGTAACAATGTGGTAAACTTAACTGCCTCTTCCATGTCCACCACACTGGTTATGAACATTTGGGGCAATAAGGCAATAGGCATTGGGACCGGTATCCTTACGCTTGTCATTCTGGTGTTTGGTGAGATCTCACCGAAAACCATTTCTACCTTATATTCCGAACCAATATCTTTAAAATATGCAAAAGTAATCTATGCTTTTATGATTGTTATGACACCGGTCATTTATGTGATTCGAATTCTTTCATCAGGATTTTTGCGCTTTATCCATGTAAACCCGAACCGGAAGCAGGAGCCGATCACAGAGGATGAGCTGAGGACCATCGTAGATGTGAGCCATGAGGAAGGCGTGATAGAATCAGAAGAAAGAAAGATAATTAATAACGTGTTTGATTTTGGTGATTCTGTGGCGCGGGATATTATGATTCCCCGTATTGACATGACTCTGGTAGAGGTTAATGCCGCCTATGATGAATTGATCGATATTTTCCGGCAGGAGATGTACACCAGGATTCCGGTATACGAGGAAACCAGTGACAATGTGATTGGGATCATCAATATGAAGGATCTGCTTCTTGTTGACAGGACAGATGATTTCAATACCAGGAATTTTTTAAGAGAGCCGCTCTATACATACGAGTATAAAAAAACTGCGGAACTTATGTTGGAGATGCGCCAAACCTGCAATAACGTTGTCATCGTTTTGGATGAATACGGAGCGACGGCAGGGATGATAACCCTGGAAGACTTACTGGAAGAAATCGTCGGAGAGATCCGGGATGAGTATGACGAGGATGAAGAAAATGAACTGGTTGAGGTGGAGCCCTTTGAATATCTGGTAGAAGGCTCTATGAAGCTTGATGATTTAAATGACAGGCTGGACCTTGAACTGGAATCTGATGATTATGATTCCATCGGCGGCCTGATCATCGGACAACTCGACCGGCTCCCGGAACAGGGGGAAGAAGTTGTCTGCAGCGGAATCCGCCTTGTTGTAGATGAATTGGACAAAAACAGAATCGATAAGGTTCGGATGTATTTGCCTCATTAA
- a CDS encoding signal peptidase II: MVFIGIIALLAALDLLIKSAIEDQEEAGFPKELEGSGGKILLHKNHNAGFSFGYFKDHQSMVQMIPLAVASFIGGMLASLLQRKGNILEKLALSIALGGAASNLYDRLVRHYVVDYFSIQYGKLKKVVFNLGDLFIFLGAGIILIVEIIKAFKER, encoded by the coding sequence ATGGTATTTATCGGTATCATTGCATTGCTGGCTGCCCTGGATCTTTTAATAAAAAGTGCCATTGAGGATCAGGAAGAAGCCGGCTTTCCTAAGGAACTGGAGGGAAGCGGCGGAAAAATTCTGCTGCATAAGAATCATAATGCCGGTTTTTCCTTCGGCTATTTTAAGGATCATCAGTCTATGGTGCAGATGATTCCCCTGGCAGTGGCATCTTTTATCGGAGGAATGCTGGCAAGCCTTCTTCAAAGAAAAGGAAACATTTTAGAAAAACTTGCTTTGTCCATTGCCCTGGGAGGTGCGGCCAGCAATCTGTACGACAGGCTGGTTCGTCATTATGTTGTGGACTATTTCAGCATTCAGTATGGAAAGCTAAAAAAAGTAGTGTTCAATCTGGGTGACCTGTTCATTTTTCTGGGAGCAGGAATTATCCTTATAGTAGAAATCATTAAGGCTTTTAAAGAACGATAA
- a CDS encoding DUF3793 family protein — translation MSEEMLIRHCAPTLAGIKTGSLFSCPCRSKEEIQNEVRRLNRVLAPKGIRVLPLRYYKQRALIYLYRPSHLKRDLSDGYASALLKQYGYSFENSQRCVVQLVNRLRTCSGFPHEIGLFLGYPPEDVQGFIDNKACHCKCIGCWKVYGDEEKAVQTFNRYKKCTETYFAQWSKGTAVERLAVAV, via the coding sequence ATGTCAGAAGAAATGCTGATCAGGCACTGTGCACCGACACTTGCCGGGATAAAAACGGGGAGTTTGTTTTCCTGCCCTTGCCGTTCCAAAGAAGAAATCCAAAATGAGGTGAGGCGGCTAAACCGTGTGCTTGCGCCAAAAGGGATCCGGGTTTTACCGCTGCGCTATTACAAACAGAGGGCTTTGATCTACCTCTATCGTCCCAGCCACTTAAAACGGGATCTGTCAGATGGGTATGCTTCTGCCTTGCTGAAGCAATATGGCTATTCCTTTGAAAACTCCCAGCGCTGTGTGGTTCAGCTTGTGAACAGGCTGCGCACCTGCTCTGGATTTCCTCATGAAATTGGCTTGTTTCTTGGCTATCCGCCGGAGGACGTTCAAGGCTTCATCGACAACAAGGCCTGTCACTGTAAATGCATCGGATGCTGGAAGGTATACGGCGACGAGGAAAAAGCGGTACAAACCTTTAATCGATATAAAAAATGTACGGAAACCTATTTTGCACAGTGGTCAAAAGGCACAGCTGTTGAACGGCTCGCAGTAGCCGTTTGA
- a CDS encoding S1C family serine protease codes for MYDEDEKKDTGRMNPEEHKEEAVTTNFIMRDPDLEKTSAQDSESSSQPQPQPQTHSSYEAQQDIPHYQEYQYHRAAGQNEFQEEAMPKKKGGFAKKAAGLVGGALVFGVVAGSTMVGINWAAGAYGSKNPVEISQAETIPSSTSDSGVQASNTSSITAANDVSAIVDKAMPSVVAITSKMVYESQTWFGPMQREGVGSGSGIVVGKNDDELLIVTNNHVVQGAEELKVTFIDEVAVDASIKGTDADSDLAVIAVPLKNISSDTLSKIAIASLGTSDNLKVGQGVVAIGNALGYGQSVTVGYVSALDRSVQTEDGTSRDLLQTDAAINPGNSGGALLNMRGEVVGINSAKYSSTEVEGMGYAIPISKAQDIIDNLMTRKTRTQVTDANQGYLGIQCKNIDAVTSQQLGMPQGVFIYKIVEGGAASKSELREKDIITKFDGQGIKTYDDLTNMLKYYEGGTTVTLTVQSVENGQYVERNVDITLGNRPAEVPQQG; via the coding sequence ATGTATGACGAAGATGAGAAAAAAGACACAGGCCGCATGAATCCTGAAGAGCATAAAGAAGAAGCTGTTACCACAAATTTTATTATGAGGGATCCGGATTTAGAAAAAACCAGTGCCCAGGATTCCGAAAGCAGCAGCCAGCCTCAGCCCCAGCCCCAGACTCACAGCTCTTATGAAGCGCAGCAGGATATTCCTCATTATCAGGAATACCAGTACCACAGGGCAGCAGGGCAAAATGAATTCCAGGAGGAAGCAATGCCTAAGAAAAAAGGCGGCTTTGCAAAGAAGGCAGCCGGCCTTGTTGGAGGAGCACTTGTCTTTGGTGTGGTTGCCGGAAGCACCATGGTTGGGATCAACTGGGCAGCCGGAGCTTATGGAAGTAAAAACCCTGTGGAGATCAGCCAGGCGGAAACCATTCCCTCTTCCACCAGCGATTCAGGAGTCCAGGCGTCAAACACTTCCAGCATTACCGCCGCTAATGATGTTTCAGCCATCGTAGACAAAGCCATGCCATCCGTAGTTGCAATTACCAGCAAGATGGTTTATGAAAGCCAGACTTGGTTCGGCCCTATGCAGAGAGAAGGGGTTGGCAGCGGCTCCGGTATCGTTGTCGGCAAGAACGACGATGAACTTTTAATCGTAACGAATAACCATGTCGTACAGGGAGCAGAGGAATTAAAGGTTACATTTATTGACGAGGTAGCCGTAGATGCTTCCATTAAGGGTACAGATGCAGACAGTGACTTAGCAGTGATCGCAGTTCCGTTAAAAAATATTTCTTCAGATACATTATCAAAGATTGCGATTGCCTCTCTTGGAACTTCCGATAACTTAAAGGTAGGTCAGGGAGTTGTCGCCATCGGCAATGCTCTTGGTTATGGACAGTCCGTAACCGTTGGTTATGTCAGCGCACTTGACCGCTCCGTACAGACAGAGGATGGCACAAGCCGTGATCTGCTTCAGACCGATGCAGCCATTAATCCCGGTAACAGCGGCGGCGCTCTGTTAAATATGCGCGGCGAGGTGGTCGGTATTAATTCAGCCAAATATTCTTCTACTGAAGTAGAGGGTATGGGCTATGCGATCCCCATTTCCAAGGCTCAGGATATCATTGATAACTTGATGACCAGAAAGACCAGAACTCAGGTCACCGATGCAAACCAGGGATATTTAGGTATCCAGTGCAAGAATATTGATGCAGTCACAAGCCAGCAGCTTGGTATGCCTCAGGGCGTGTTCATCTATAAGATCGTAGAAGGCGGAGCTGCTTCCAAGTCTGAACTGCGGGAAAAAGATATTATTACCAAGTTTGACGGCCAGGGAATTAAGACTTACGATGACCTGACAAACATGCTTAAATATTATGAAGGAGGAACCACCGTGACTCTTACTGTCCAGTCTGTTGAAAACGGACAGTATGTGGAAAGGAATGTAGATATTACGCTCGGCAACAGGCCGGCAGAGGTTCCGCAGCAGGGTTAA
- a CDS encoding DUF2325 domain-containing protein: protein MSVVIVGGNECMVRQYKELCKEYSCCAKVFTELKGGMKNKIGKPDLLVLFTSTMSHKMVRCALSETKGLDTIIARSHSSSMSALKNILVEHVG, encoded by the coding sequence ATGAGCGTAGTTATCGTTGGAGGAAATGAGTGCATGGTACGCCAATATAAAGAACTATGCAAGGAATACAGCTGTTGCGCAAAGGTCTTTACAGAGTTAAAAGGCGGGATGAAAAATAAAATCGGCAAGCCTGATTTGCTGGTGCTTTTTACCAGTACCATGTCCCATAAAATGGTTCGCTGTGCATTAAGTGAGACAAAGGGACTGGATACCATAATCGCCCGTTCCCATTCCAGCTCCATGTCGGCGCTGAAAAATATTCTGGTAGAACACGTCGGATAG
- a CDS encoding flavodoxin, which produces MSKIAVVYWSGTGNTEAMADAVLEGVKEKGADGVILTPSEFEASMIDSLDAIAFGCSAMGAEVLEESEFEPMFSSCLSKLPGKKIALFGSYGWGDGEWMRSWEKTCEDAGVELAYDSVICNEAPDGEAAAACKALGAALAE; this is translated from the coding sequence ATGAGTAAAATTGCAGTAGTTTATTGGAGTGGAACCGGAAACACCGAAGCAATGGCAGATGCTGTATTGGAGGGAGTAAAAGAAAAGGGTGCAGACGGGGTCATACTCACCCCTTCCGAATTTGAAGCTTCCATGATTGATTCTCTGGATGCCATTGCATTTGGCTGCTCCGCCATGGGGGCGGAAGTTTTGGAGGAGAGTGAATTTGAACCTATGTTTTCTTCCTGCCTATCTAAGCTTCCAGGAAAAAAGATTGCCCTGTTCGGTTCCTATGGTTGGGGCGACGGCGAATGGATGCGCTCCTGGGAAAAGACCTGCGAAGACGCGGGTGTGGAGCTTGCTTACGATAGTGTGATCTGCAATGAAGCGCCTGACGGAGAGGCTGCAGCAGCTTGCAAAGCACTGGGGGCGGCTCTGGCGGAATAG